In Oryza sativa Japonica Group chromosome 3, ASM3414082v1, one DNA window encodes the following:
- the LOC4331775 gene encoding sucrose transport protein SUT1 isoform X1 has protein sequence MARGSGAGGGGGGGGGGLELSVGVGGGGGARGGGGGEAAAAVETAAPISLGRLILSGMVAGGVQYGWALQLSLLTPYVQTLGLSHALTSFMWLCGPIAGMVVQPCVGLYSDRCTSKWGRRRPYILTGCVLICLAVVVIGFSADIGYAMGDTKEDCSVYHGSRWHAAIVYVLGFWLLDFSNNTVQGPARALMADLSGRHGPGTANSIFCSWMAMGNILGYSSGSTNNWHKWFPFLKTRACCEACANLKGAFLVAVIFLSLCLVITLIFAKEVPFKGNAALPTKSNEPAEPEGTGPLAVLKGFRNLPTGMPSVLIVTGLTWLSWFPFILYDTDWMGREIYHGDPKGTDPQIEAFNQGVRAGAFGLLLNSIVLGFSSFLIEPMCRKVGPRVVWVTSNFLVCIAMAATALISFWSLKDFHGTVQKAITADKSIKAVCLVLFAFLGVPLAVLYSVPFAVTAQLAATRGGGQGMNPNILAAFLDIIRCCLDAGLIHGDLQGSAPASSTSPSSSLRWSSRWEPGRGTSCSGRGTSRRSASPRDSRSSAASPEYSCCPRSPSASSGRSAWAAVTDRPALAAGCGGGGGRSSAAGSGELCSSRLQWIKGAPSFFLHRVIN, from the exons ATGGCTCGCGGCAGCGgggccggaggaggcggcggcggtggtggcggggggCTGGAGCTGTCggtcggggtcggcggcggcggcggcgcgcgtggtGGGGGaggcggtgaggcggcggcggcggtggagacggcggcgccgatCAGCCTCGGGAGGCTCATCCTCTCCgggatggtcgccggcggcgtgcagTACGGGTGGGCGCTCCAGCTCTCCCTCCTCACCCCCTACGtccag ACACTCGGACTGTCGCATGCTCTTACTTCATTCATGTGGCTCTGTGGTCCTATTGCTGGCATGGTG GTTCAACCATGCGTGGGTCTATACAGTGATAGGTGCACCTCAAAATGGGGAAGACGAAGGCCATATATTCTTACAGGATGTGTGTTGATATGCTTGGCT GTCGTAGTTATTGGATTTTCAGCTGACATTGGATACGCCATGGGTGATACAAAGGAAGACTGCAG TGTCTACCATGGATCACGGTGGCATGCTGCTATTGTATATGTCCTGGGATTCTGGCTTCTTGATTTTTCCAACAACACTGTGCAG GGTCCAGCACGTGCTCTAATGGCTGATTTATCAG GACGTCATGGACCTGGCACAGCTAACTCCATCTTCTGTTCTTGGATGGCAATGGGAAACATCCTAGGATACTCCTCTGGTTCCACAAACAATTGGCACAA GTGGTTTCCATTCCTTAAAACAAGAGCTTGCTGTGAAGCTTGTGCAAATTTGAAAGGTGCATTTCTGGTGGCTGTG ATTTTCCTGTCCCTGTGCTTGGTTATAACTCTGATATTTGCCAAGGAAGTTCCATTCAAAGGAAATGCAGCCCTCCCAACAAAATCAAACGAGCCAGCTGAGCCTGAAGGCACTGGTCCACTAGCAGTGTTGAAAGGCTTCAGGAACTTACCTACTGGGATGCCTTCTGTGCTTATTGTGACTGGCCTTACCTGG TTGTCTTGGTTCCCATTCATCCTCTACGACACTGACTGGATGGGCCGTGAGATCTACCACGGTGACCCAAAGGGAACTGATCCTCAGATCGAGGCTTTCAACCAGGGTGTCAGGGCAGGTGCATTTGGCCTGCTACTGAATTCG ATTGTGCTAGGATTCAGCTCATTCTTGATTGAACCAATGTGCCGGAAAGTCGGGCCAAGGGTGGTGTGGGTGACGAGCAATTTCCTCGTCTGCATCGCCATGGCTGCAACTGCACTGATCAGCTTCTGGTCACTCAAGGACTTCCATGGAACTGTTCAGAAAGCCATCACTGCAGACAAGAGCATCAAGGCTGTCTGCCTCGTCCTCTTTGCGTTTCTTGGAGTCCCTCTCGCC GTTCTGTACAGTGTTCCCTTCGCAGTGACGGCGCAATTAGCGGCCACTAGAGGGGGTGGCCAAGGTATGAATCCCAACATTCTTGCAGCTTTTCTTGACATAATTCGGTGTTGTTTGGATGCTGGTCTAATCCATGGCGATCTGCAGGGCTCTGCACCGGCGTCCTCAACATCTCCATCGTCATCCCTCAG GTGGTCATCGCGCTGGGAGCCGGGCCGTGGGACGAGCTGTTCGGGAAGGGGAACATCCCGGCGTTCGGCCTCGCCTCGGGATTCGCGCTcatcggcggcgtcgccggaatATTCCTGCTGCCCAAGAT
- the LOC4331775 gene encoding sucrose transport protein SUT1 yields the protein MARGSGAGGGGGGGGGGLELSVGVGGGGGARGGGGGEAAAAVETAAPISLGRLILSGMVAGGVQYGWALQLSLLTPYVQTLGLSHALTSFMWLCGPIAGMVVQPCVGLYSDRCTSKWGRRRPYILTGCVLICLAVVVIGFSADIGYAMGDTKEDCSVYHGSRWHAAIVYVLGFWLLDFSNNTVQGPARALMADLSGRHGPGTANSIFCSWMAMGNILGYSSGSTNNWHKWFPFLKTRACCEACANLKGAFLVAVIFLSLCLVITLIFAKEVPFKGNAALPTKSNEPAEPEGTGPLAVLKGFRNLPTGMPSVLIVTGLTWLSWFPFILYDTDWMGREIYHGDPKGTDPQIEAFNQGVRAGAFGLLLNSIVLGFSSFLIEPMCRKVGPRVVWVTSNFLVCIAMAATALISFWSLKDFHGTVQKAITADKSIKAVCLVLFAFLGVPLAVLYSVPFAVTAQLAATRGGGQGLCTGVLNISIVIPQVVIALGAGPWDELFGKGNIPAFGLASGFALIGGVAGIFLLPKISKRQFRSVSMGGGH from the exons ATGGCTCGCGGCAGCGgggccggaggaggcggcggcggtggtggcggggggCTGGAGCTGTCggtcggggtcggcggcggcggcggcgcgcgtggtGGGGGaggcggtgaggcggcggcggcggtggagacggcggcgccgatCAGCCTCGGGAGGCTCATCCTCTCCgggatggtcgccggcggcgtgcagTACGGGTGGGCGCTCCAGCTCTCCCTCCTCACCCCCTACGtccag ACACTCGGACTGTCGCATGCTCTTACTTCATTCATGTGGCTCTGTGGTCCTATTGCTGGCATGGTG GTTCAACCATGCGTGGGTCTATACAGTGATAGGTGCACCTCAAAATGGGGAAGACGAAGGCCATATATTCTTACAGGATGTGTGTTGATATGCTTGGCT GTCGTAGTTATTGGATTTTCAGCTGACATTGGATACGCCATGGGTGATACAAAGGAAGACTGCAG TGTCTACCATGGATCACGGTGGCATGCTGCTATTGTATATGTCCTGGGATTCTGGCTTCTTGATTTTTCCAACAACACTGTGCAG GGTCCAGCACGTGCTCTAATGGCTGATTTATCAG GACGTCATGGACCTGGCACAGCTAACTCCATCTTCTGTTCTTGGATGGCAATGGGAAACATCCTAGGATACTCCTCTGGTTCCACAAACAATTGGCACAA GTGGTTTCCATTCCTTAAAACAAGAGCTTGCTGTGAAGCTTGTGCAAATTTGAAAGGTGCATTTCTGGTGGCTGTG ATTTTCCTGTCCCTGTGCTTGGTTATAACTCTGATATTTGCCAAGGAAGTTCCATTCAAAGGAAATGCAGCCCTCCCAACAAAATCAAACGAGCCAGCTGAGCCTGAAGGCACTGGTCCACTAGCAGTGTTGAAAGGCTTCAGGAACTTACCTACTGGGATGCCTTCTGTGCTTATTGTGACTGGCCTTACCTGG TTGTCTTGGTTCCCATTCATCCTCTACGACACTGACTGGATGGGCCGTGAGATCTACCACGGTGACCCAAAGGGAACTGATCCTCAGATCGAGGCTTTCAACCAGGGTGTCAGGGCAGGTGCATTTGGCCTGCTACTGAATTCG ATTGTGCTAGGATTCAGCTCATTCTTGATTGAACCAATGTGCCGGAAAGTCGGGCCAAGGGTGGTGTGGGTGACGAGCAATTTCCTCGTCTGCATCGCCATGGCTGCAACTGCACTGATCAGCTTCTGGTCACTCAAGGACTTCCATGGAACTGTTCAGAAAGCCATCACTGCAGACAAGAGCATCAAGGCTGTCTGCCTCGTCCTCTTTGCGTTTCTTGGAGTCCCTCTCGCC GTTCTGTACAGTGTTCCCTTCGCAGTGACGGCGCAATTAGCGGCCACTAGAGGGGGTGGCCAAG GGCTCTGCACCGGCGTCCTCAACATCTCCATCGTCATCCCTCAG GTGGTCATCGCGCTGGGAGCCGGGCCGTGGGACGAGCTGTTCGGGAAGGGGAACATCCCGGCGTTCGGCCTCGCCTCGGGATTCGCGCTcatcggcggcgtcgccggaatATTCCTGCTGCCCAAGAT
- the LOC4331776 gene encoding transcription factor ILI6 isoform X3, producing the protein MSSRRSRSRQSGSSRITDEQISDLVSKLQDLLPEARLRSNDRVPSSRVLQETCNYIRSLHQEVDDLSERLSELLATSDMSSAQAAIIRSLLM; encoded by the exons ATGTCAAGCCGGAGGTCACGGTCGAGGCAGTCAGGCTCGTCGAGGATCACCGACGAGCAAATCAGCGATCTTGTATCCAAGTTGCAGGATCTCCTCCCCGAGGCTCGACTCCGGAGCAATGATAGA GTGCCATCTTCGAGGGTTCTGCAGGAGACTTGCAACTACATCAGGAGCTTGCATCAGGAGGTCGACGACCTGAGCGAGAGGCTGTCGGAGCTGCTGGCCACGTCCGACATGAGCAGCGCGCAGGCGGCGATCATCCGCAGCCTTCTGATGTAG